A genomic window from Candidatus Thiocaldithrix dubininis includes:
- a CDS encoding amino acid ABC transporter permease, protein MTQATVFQAIAPRPAPIPTQGVVAWLRANLFSSPLNSLMTLAIGALLLYYLPQVWQWAVSNAVWIADADQCQAARGVGACWGIISEKHRVILFGHYPNAEQWRPLLATLLMVVLLVISCMRQYWRKSLAVVWLINLIVCFSLMRGGLFGLTPVETDLWGGLPLTLLLSTLSLAAAFPLAMILALGRVSHLPVFKSLATLYVELVRGVPLISVLFMASFLFPLFMPEGVTINNLLRVLIAMSLFAAAYLSEVIRGGLQAIPRGQYEAAASLGLSYWQTQRQIILPQALATVVPGIMNNFISTFKDTSLVTIVSLADLMGALDIAVNSDVTWVPYKLEGYIFIAAIYFAFCFSLSRYSQWIERHVNRGKVH, encoded by the coding sequence ATGACTCAAGCCACTGTGTTTCAAGCGATTGCGCCGCGCCCCGCACCGATACCCACGCAAGGGGTAGTTGCATGGTTACGCGCTAATTTATTTAGTAGTCCGCTGAATAGCCTGATGACCTTGGCGATTGGCGCTTTATTGCTGTATTACTTGCCGCAGGTGTGGCAATGGGCAGTGAGCAATGCGGTATGGATAGCCGATGCCGATCAGTGCCAAGCGGCACGCGGTGTCGGTGCATGTTGGGGCATTATTAGCGAAAAGCATCGCGTGATTTTATTCGGGCATTATCCAAATGCCGAGCAATGGCGACCCTTATTAGCCACGCTGCTAATGGTGGTGTTATTGGTGATTAGCTGTATGCGGCAATACTGGCGTAAATCGCTGGCGGTGGTGTGGCTGATTAACCTAATCGTTTGTTTTAGCTTAATGCGCGGCGGTTTATTCGGGTTAACACCGGTCGAAACCGATTTATGGGGCGGTTTACCGCTGACGTTACTGCTTTCCACCTTGTCGTTAGCTGCTGCCTTTCCCTTAGCCATGATATTAGCCTTGGGGCGGGTGTCGCATTTGCCGGTCTTTAAAAGCTTAGCCACGCTTTATGTGGAATTGGTGCGCGGTGTGCCACTGATTTCTGTCTTATTTATGGCTTCGTTTTTATTTCCGCTGTTTATGCCAGAAGGCGTGACCATTAACAATCTGTTGCGGGTGTTGATTGCCATGTCTTTATTTGCAGCGGCGTATTTGTCTGAAGTGATACGCGGTGGGCTGCAAGCCATTCCTCGCGGGCAATATGAGGCAGCGGCTTCGTTAGGTTTGAGTTATTGGCAAACCCAGCGTCAGATTATTCTGCCGCAAGCCTTGGCAACCGTTGTGCCGGGCATTATGAATAACTTTATTTCCACCTTTAAAGATACTTCCTTAGTGACGATTGTCAGTCTTGCCGATTTAATGGGCGCATTGGATATTGCGGTGAATAGCGATGTCACATGGGTGCCGTATAAGTTGGAAGGTTATATTTTTATTGCGGCGATTTATTTTGCGTTTTGCTTTAGTTTGTCGCGTTATAGTCAGTGGATTGAGCGGCATGTGAATCGGGGGAAAGTCCACTAA
- a CDS encoding amino acid ABC transporter substrate-binding protein: protein MLKHKYGKWLAGVSLCAWGLSSMPAMAGKTLDAIKARGQLVCGVNQAWAGFSSADSEGKWSGLDVDYCKALAAAVLGDASKVKWVPLNAQQRFTALQSGEIDILSRNTTWSLTRDASLGAMFVGINYYDGQGFMVDKKYKVTSAKQLDKATVCVQAGTTTEKNLTDYATANKLTIKPLVFEKNEAATAAYYSGRCQAYTTDITGLAAERHAAKNPDDQVILPEVISKEPLGAAVRRGDDEFFTIAKWVLFAMIEAEEYGITQANVDEQKKSSTDPNVQRILGTSEDLGSLLGLDKEWAYRAVKAVGNYGETFDRNLGEKSVLKIDRGLNKLWNKGGIMYAPPIR, encoded by the coding sequence ATGTTAAAACATAAGTATGGCAAGTGGCTGGCTGGGGTAAGTTTGTGTGCATGGGGCTTAAGCAGTATGCCCGCAATGGCAGGCAAAACACTGGATGCGATTAAAGCGCGTGGGCAGTTGGTGTGTGGTGTGAATCAGGCATGGGCTGGCTTCTCATCGGCGGATAGTGAAGGCAAATGGAGCGGCTTGGATGTGGATTATTGTAAAGCACTCGCCGCTGCGGTGTTAGGCGATGCCAGCAAGGTGAAGTGGGTACCGTTAAATGCGCAACAACGCTTTACCGCGTTGCAATCTGGCGAGATTGATATTTTATCACGCAATACTACTTGGTCATTAACCCGCGATGCGTCGTTGGGCGCAATGTTCGTGGGTATTAATTACTACGACGGACAAGGCTTTATGGTCGATAAGAAATATAAAGTGACCAGCGCTAAGCAATTGGATAAAGCGACGGTGTGTGTGCAAGCAGGTACGACCACCGAAAAAAATCTGACCGATTATGCCACTGCGAATAAGTTAACCATTAAACCGTTGGTTTTTGAGAAAAACGAAGCGGCAACGGCGGCGTATTACAGCGGGCGTTGCCAAGCGTATACCACGGATATTACCGGCTTAGCGGCAGAACGCCACGCAGCAAAAAATCCAGACGATCAAGTAATTTTGCCGGAAGTAATTTCTAAAGAACCGTTGGGCGCTGCGGTACGCCGTGGCGATGATGAATTTTTCACGATTGCCAAATGGGTATTATTCGCCATGATTGAGGCCGAAGAATACGGCATTACGCAAGCCAACGTAGATGAGCAGAAGAAATCCAGCACCGACCCCAATGTGCAACGCATTTTGGGTACAAGCGAAGATTTAGGCAGTTTATTAGGTTTGGATAAAGAATGGGCTTATCGTGCGGTTAAAGCGGTCGGCAATTACGGCGAAACCTTTGATCGTAACTTAGGCGAAAAATCTGTATTGAAAATTGATCGCGGTTTAAACAAATTGTGGAACAAAGGCGGCATTATGTACGCGCCCCCGATTCGTTAA
- a CDS encoding Rrf2 family transcriptional regulator: MRLSRKDEHSITALLVLANQERNQQPMNLTELAAALEISTSYLEHLFGDLRKAGLIEGLRGVGGGYRLSRPPTQISLADILIATTALEEQEGNIAPSNSPELPEVARQAWAMVTRKWRLFLEDLTLADFALSQNSNKKVRDDSVSSYIATMFRPHQPLSD, from the coding sequence ATGAGACTTTCACGTAAAGATGAACATTCGATTACAGCATTATTGGTTTTAGCTAATCAAGAGCGTAATCAGCAGCCAATGAATTTAACGGAGTTAGCGGCTGCATTGGAAATTTCTACTTCCTATTTAGAACATTTGTTTGGAGATTTGCGTAAAGCGGGTTTAATCGAAGGCTTGCGCGGTGTGGGGGGCGGTTATCGTTTATCACGCCCACCAACGCAAATTAGCCTAGCCGATATTCTAATAGCCACCACCGCTCTCGAAGAACAGGAAGGCAATATTGCGCCCTCGAATAGCCCAGAATTGCCAGAAGTAGCGCGGCAAGCGTGGGCAATGGTGACGCGTAAATGGCGCTTATTCCTTGAAGATTTAACCTTAGCCGATTTTGCCTTAAGCCAAAACAGCAATAAGAAAGTACGCGACGATTCGGTGAGTAGCTATATTGCGACTATGTTTCGTCCTCATCAGCCGCTCAGTGATTAA
- a CDS encoding amino acid ABC transporter ATP-binding protein encodes MIEFNNVNKWYGNQFHVLRDINLKVSKGERIVICGPSGSGKSTLIRCINRLEAHQQGQLIVDGIEVNDDVKNLNVLRRKVGMVFQQFNLFPHLTVLENLTLAPIQVNKVPKAEAEARAMQQLERVRIAEQAHKFPLQLSGGQQQRVAIARALCLTPQILLFDEPTSALDPEMINEVLDVMTELAAQGITMLCVTHEMGFAKSVADRVIFMDQGQIVEQNNPHDFFSQPKNARTQAFLAKILAH; translated from the coding sequence ATGATTGAATTTAACAACGTTAATAAATGGTATGGCAATCAGTTTCATGTGTTGCGTGATATTAATCTAAAGGTCAGTAAAGGCGAACGCATTGTAATTTGTGGCCCGTCTGGTTCGGGTAAATCCACCTTAATTCGCTGCATTAATCGGCTCGAAGCGCATCAACAAGGGCAGTTAATCGTCGACGGTATCGAAGTCAATGACGACGTAAAAAACCTCAACGTGCTGCGCCGTAAAGTGGGTATGGTGTTTCAGCAATTTAATTTGTTTCCGCATTTAACCGTGTTGGAGAATCTGACGCTCGCGCCGATTCAAGTGAATAAAGTGCCAAAAGCCGAAGCCGAAGCACGCGCGATGCAGCAATTAGAGCGGGTACGCATTGCGGAACAAGCGCATAAATTTCCCTTGCAATTATCTGGTGGGCAACAACAACGGGTGGCGATTGCCCGCGCTTTATGTTTAACCCCGCAGATTTTGCTATTCGACGAGCCGACTTCCGCGCTTGACCCAGAAATGATTAATGAAGTGTTGGACGTTATGACCGAATTAGCCGCGCAAGGCATTACGATGCTGTGTGTGACACATGAAATGGGCTTTGCCAAATCGGTAGCAGATCGCGTGATTTTTATGGATCAAGGGCAGATTGTGGAACAAAACAATCCGCATGACTTCTTTTCACAACCGAAAAACGCACGCACGCAGGCGTTTCTTGCGAAAATTTTGGCACACTAA
- a CDS encoding ABC transporter permease subunit (The N-terminal region of this protein, as described by TIGR01726, is a three transmembrane segment that identifies a subfamily of ABC transporter permease subunits, which specificities that include histidine, arginine, glutamine, glutamate, L-cystine (sic), the opines (in Agrobacterium) octopine and nopaline, etc.), which produces MKPAIQLWRNQKFRAWFYQALLLLVLVSGLWLLADTTLDNMRTRGIQSGYDFLGKPAGFQIGESLIDYQPSDPYWKAFLVGLLNTLRVALLGIVLATLLGTLLGVGRFSKNALIRGLCLSYVEVVRNIPLLLQLFVWYLIFVNGLPDVADAEPFLGMYLSKDGLAIPMLSFANGLHWESPVKETFSIQGGLQISPEFFSLLIGLTVYTASYIAEIVRSGIAAVSRGQQEAALSLGLSRMQALRFVQLPQALRVIIPPLTSQYLNLTKNSSLAVAVGYPDLVFVANTANNNVGRGIECMALIMLVYLTLSLATSLFMNWYNQHVALQER; this is translated from the coding sequence ATGAAGCCAGCCATCCAGTTATGGCGTAACCAAAAATTCCGCGCTTGGTTTTATCAGGCGCTGTTATTGCTCGTATTAGTCAGCGGGCTTTGGTTATTAGCCGATACCACCTTAGACAATATGCGTACCCGTGGTATTCAAAGCGGGTATGACTTTTTAGGTAAACCTGCGGGCTTTCAGATTGGCGAGAGTCTGATTGATTACCAACCCTCTGATCCTTATTGGAAAGCCTTTTTAGTCGGCTTACTCAATACCTTACGCGTCGCGCTATTGGGCATTGTGTTGGCGACGCTATTAGGTACATTACTCGGCGTGGGACGCTTTTCTAAAAACGCCTTGATTCGCGGCTTATGCCTCAGTTATGTAGAAGTGGTACGCAATATTCCCTTATTGCTGCAACTGTTCGTGTGGTATCTGATTTTTGTAAATGGTTTGCCGGATGTGGCCGACGCTGAACCGTTTTTAGGTATGTATTTAAGCAAGGACGGCTTGGCTATACCGATGTTGTCGTTTGCCAATGGCTTGCATTGGGAGAGTCCGGTTAAAGAAACCTTTAGCATTCAAGGCGGCTTACAAATCTCGCCGGAGTTCTTTAGTTTATTGATCGGTTTGACGGTTTACACCGCTTCGTATATTGCGGAAATCGTGCGCAGTGGCATTGCCGCTGTCTCACGGGGGCAGCAAGAAGCCGCCTTATCCTTAGGCTTGAGCCGTATGCAAGCCTTGCGCTTTGTGCAATTGCCGCAAGCCTTACGCGTGATTATTCCGCCATTAACCAGCCAATATTTGAACCTTACCAAAAACTCCTCATTAGCCGTGGCGGTGGGCTATCCCGATTTAGTATTCGTGGCGAATACCGCTAATAATAATGTGGGGCGGGGTATTGAATGTATGGCGCTGATTATGTTGGTGTACTTAACCCTATCGTTAGCGACTTCTTTATTTATGAACTGGTATAACCAGCATGTGGCGTTACAGGAGCGTTAA